The Archangium primigenium genomic interval GGCACCTCCGCCAGCGAGGGGGCGCCCTGCACGACCTCGTGCAGTTCGCGATCCTCCACCATGTTGGCCAGGCCGTCCGAGCACAGCAGGAAGACATCCCCCGGCTCGGCCACCACGCCCATCACGTCGACCTGGACTTCCTCCTCGAAGCCCACCGAGCGCGTGATGATGTTCTTGTAGCGCGAGTGCTTGGCCTCCTCGGGGGTGATCATCCCGGCCTTGATCTGCTCGTTGACCAGGGAGTGGTCCTCGGAGACCTGCTGGATGAGGGGCCCGCGCACCAGATAGGCCCGGCTGTCACCCACGTGCGCGAAGAACGCGTGGTTGTCTCGCACGACGAGCGAGATGACCGTGGTGCCCATGCCGGACAGGCGCGGGTCCTCCTGCGCGGTGGTGAAGATGGCGAGGCACGCCCGCTCCACCGCCATGCGCAAGGCGTCTGGCAGGAGCGAGTCCTGCAGGTTGGGGCACGTGACGAACGGGTTGTCCCGGCCCTCACGCGCCCGACGGAGCTCCTTGTCGATGGTCTCGACGGCGATGCGCGAGGCGGTACCGCCCCCGGCATGACCACCCATACCATCCGCCACGACGTAGAGCTGGAGCTCGTCGTCGATGAGGAAGCTGTCTTCGTTATGGTTGCGCTTACGCCCCACATCCGTGAGGCCGGCCGAGACGACCTTCATGCGGGGTGCCGAGGTCTGCCCTGCGGTTCTGGACACGGGCCGAATGCTATGTGAGCGCTCGTGGCGGAAGCAAGGAGCCGTTGCATGCTGTTCGCTACGCGCTGCGGCGCAAACGGCCCCGGGCCCCCCCCTCCGGGGTGGGTTCCCGCCGTGTCCGGGGGTTGGTCGAGGCCCGCGAGGCCGAACGGACCAGGGCCTCGGCCGCGCTGAGCGCCTCGCGGGACACCTCCACGCCCGACATCATCCGCGCCAGTTCCTGGGTGCGCTCGGCCCCTGCCTCCAGGGCCACCACCTCGGACACCGTGCGCTCGCCCTTGAGCCCCTTGCGGATGAGCAGGTGCGCGTCCGAGTAGGCCGCCACCTGGGGCAGGTGGGTGATGCACAGCACCTGACGGTGGGTGCTCACGTCCTTGATCATCCGGCCCACCACGTCCGCGATGGCCCCGCTGACGCCCGCGTCCGCCTCGTCCAGGATGTAGCAGCCACACCCGTCACTGTCCGCCAGCGCACGTTTGAGGGCCAGCAGCAGGCGCGAGGCCTCTCCGCCCGAGGCCACCTTGGCCAGCGAGCGCGCGGGCTCGCCGGGGTTGGCGCTGAAGAAGAACTCCACCTCGTCCAGGCCCTCGGCCTTGAGCGCGGTGCCCGGCGTCACCTTCACCTCGAAGGCCGCCTTGCCCAGGGCCAGCATCCCCAGGCCCTCCCGCACCTGGGTGCCGAACGTGCCCGCGCAGGCCTGGCGCGCCCGGGACAGGGCCTCGCCACTGCGGCGCGCCTTGTCCTCCACCGCCTTGCGCTCGCGCGCCAGCTCCTCCAACACCTCCTGGCGGTTGTCCAGGGTGGACAGCTCCGTCTCCAGGGCGTCGCGCTTCTGCAGCACGCCGTCCAGGGAGCAGACGTGCTTGC includes:
- a CDS encoding Stp1/IreP family PP2C-type Ser/Thr phosphatase, which encodes MKVVSAGLTDVGRKRNHNEDSFLIDDELQLYVVADGMGGHAGGGTASRIAVETIDKELRRAREGRDNPFVTCPNLQDSLLPDALRMAVERACLAIFTTAQEDPRLSGMGTTVISLVVRDNHAFFAHVGDSRAYLVRGPLIQQVSEDHSLVNEQIKAGMITPEEAKHSRYKNIITRSVGFEEEVQVDVMGVVAEPGDVFLLCSDGLANMVEDRELHEVVQGAPSLAEVPQRLIDLANERGGDDNITAIVVQMST